A genomic stretch from Empedobacter stercoris includes:
- a CDS encoding twin-arginine translocase TatA/TatE family subunit — protein sequence MNSLVIYPAFLDFQEVVIIMVVAVVIFGPDKIPEIARGLGAAVRKLKEASEDIKQEIMNPVQEVDPTKDIQNTINELNPLKEVKETFQKINPMEDFQKSFEELSNPVDKLHNAIHQENTVETALRDTDAPTMKPVDPVQDIETPTSTEPIAEEPVEPVVEEPTIIKEPKTVDEALGLGGSVSR from the coding sequence GTGAATAGTTTAGTAATATACCCAGCGTTTTTAGACTTTCAAGAAGTCGTGATTATTATGGTAGTTGCCGTGGTAATTTTTGGACCAGATAAAATTCCGGAAATTGCACGTGGTTTGGGAGCTGCAGTACGAAAACTGAAAGAAGCTTCAGAAGATATCAAACAAGAAATTATGAATCCTGTTCAGGAAGTAGATCCAACAAAGGACATTCAAAATACAATTAATGAATTAAATCCATTGAAAGAAGTGAAAGAAACTTTTCAAAAAATTAATCCAATGGAAGATTTCCAAAAATCGTTTGAAGAGCTAAGTAATCCAGTTGATAAATTACACAATGCCATTCATCAAGAGAATACTGTCGAAACAGCTTTGAGAGATACAGATGCACCAACAATGAAGCCTGTAGATCCAGTTCAAGATATAGAAACTCCAACTTCAACTGAACCAATTGCAGAAGAACCTGTAGAACCAGTTGTTGAAGAACCTACGATTATCAAGGAACCAAAAACTGTCGATGAAGCATTAGGATTAGGTGGATCAGTAAGTAGATAA
- a CDS encoding phosphatase PAP2 family protein, with product MIQDFFDWDVQIFLYFNNLGTESWDWFWLLVTNKKTWIPLYVIFLVLLYIKLGWKKTLLAGICVALMITCADQFTNILKNSFQRYRPCYTESIQGLFRPIDCEGRGRFGFTSAHASNHMAIAIFMGIILRRYYKWLLYVLIVWALMVAYSRVYVGVHFTGDIFFGTLIGVFFSIIFLKIYYFLEKKYLQNI from the coding sequence ATGATACAAGATTTTTTTGATTGGGACGTACAAATATTTTTGTATTTCAATAATTTAGGTACAGAAAGTTGGGATTGGTTTTGGTTATTGGTTACCAATAAAAAAACGTGGATTCCGCTTTATGTCATATTTCTTGTTTTGTTGTACATTAAACTTGGATGGAAAAAGACATTATTAGCCGGAATTTGTGTTGCGTTAATGATAACGTGTGCTGATCAATTTACCAATATCCTAAAAAATTCTTTCCAACGTTATAGACCATGTTATACAGAATCTATTCAAGGCTTATTCCGTCCAATAGATTGTGAGGGGAGAGGTCGTTTTGGTTTTACATCTGCTCATGCTTCTAATCACATGGCGATTGCTATTTTTATGGGAATTATTTTAAGACGCTATTACAAATGGTTATTGTATGTTTTAATTGTTTGGGCATTAATGGTTGCTTACAGTAGAGTATATGTTGGTGTACATTTTACAGGTGATATATTTTTCGGAACCTTAATCGGTGTATTTTTCTCTATCATATTCCTAAAAATATATTATTTCTTGGAAAAAAAATATTTGCAGAATATCTAA
- a CDS encoding AI-2E family transporter codes for MEVIRKWPFYLKLTCTLLSIICLTFISIIGKAILVPLILGFLISILLSPISTFFERYLFLPRAISSIITTLLFAAFILGIFYLIAIQMADIANEWPVFQMQIIEAFIDLQKWIHHTFGINSHAQIEYLTKNVKTTIETSTIVIEKVLSIVSSMTVTVLFTFLYIVFLLIYRGHLVKFLYYAFNSNTHDQVYNVITSIQKMVKQYLIGLFLQMLIVSILSFISFSILGLKYKFVLAILTGVLNVVPYVGIIISLIVTLIITFATMSTSKLFFVLIAFIAIHAIDGNVVMPKIVGSKVKINSLIVIIGLVIGEMTWGIMGMLLSIPILALMKIVFDNVTELKPWGYLLGDENSTEIDEDLNSFLAKKKALRLKKKPKKLDETIE; via the coding sequence ATGGAAGTCATTAGAAAATGGCCTTTTTATTTAAAACTAACTTGCACATTATTGTCAATCATTTGTTTAACATTTATATCAATAATAGGTAAAGCGATTTTAGTTCCATTAATTTTAGGCTTCTTAATTTCGATATTACTATCGCCTATTTCTACTTTTTTCGAAAGATATTTGTTTCTTCCAAGAGCAATTTCAAGTATCATAACAACTCTATTATTTGCAGCATTTATATTAGGAATTTTCTATTTAATCGCCATACAAATGGCTGATATAGCGAATGAATGGCCTGTTTTTCAGATGCAGATAATTGAAGCTTTTATCGATTTACAGAAATGGATTCATCACACGTTTGGTATTAATTCGCATGCGCAAATAGAATATTTGACAAAAAATGTAAAAACCACTATCGAGACAAGTACAATTGTCATAGAAAAGGTACTTTCTATCGTGTCGTCAATGACTGTAACCGTTTTATTTACTTTTTTATACATCGTTTTCTTGCTTATTTATCGTGGACATTTGGTTAAATTCCTTTATTACGCTTTCAATTCGAATACGCACGATCAAGTATATAATGTGATTACATCTATTCAAAAAATGGTCAAACAATATTTAATTGGCTTATTCTTACAAATGCTAATAGTTTCAATTTTATCATTTATTTCATTTTCGATTCTTGGGCTCAAATATAAATTTGTATTGGCTATTTTAACAGGAGTACTTAACGTTGTTCCGTATGTTGGGATTATTATTTCATTAATCGTAACGCTTATCATCACCTTCGCAACAATGTCTACCTCAAAATTATTTTTTGTATTAATTGCTTTCATTGCAATTCACGCAATTGACGGAAATGTTGTGATGCCAAAAATTGTCGGATCTAAAGTAAAAATAAATTCACTAATTGTCATTATTGGTTTGGTTATTGGCGAAATGACTTGGGGAATTATGGGAATGTTGTTATCTATACCAATCCTTGCGTTGATGAAAATTGTTTTTGATAATGTGACCGAACTAAAACCTTGGGGCTATCTTTTGGGTGATGAAAATTCTACTGAAATTGATGAAGATTTGAATTCATTCTTAGCAAAAAAGAAAGCTCTTCGTTTGAAGAAAAAGCCTAAGAAACTGGACGAAACAATCGAATAG
- a CDS encoding S46 family peptidase: MKKLFVKGSILMALFASFNAFAQQGGGMWIPTELNEKEMKDMGLKISSKDIFSTGDKSINNAVAHFGGGCTSEVISPNGLLLTNHHCGYGEIQAHSSLENDYLTDGFWAKELKDELPNEGLTATFIIDIKDVTTAILKGVNENMSEEERNKIIKKNSEDFNAKSKKESYQTVFIKPFYKGNKYYQFTTETFKDVRLVGAPPSAIGKYGNDTDNWVWPRHTGDFAMFRIYADKNNKPAEYSVDNVPYKPKHHLPINISGINEGDFTFVYGFPGVTDEYLPASSIEQIKDVINPARINVRTIALSHIDKKMREDNATRIAYASKQARISNAHKKWIGEVLGLNRSKAVEKRQQYEQEFMNRIAKNSKLNAQYANIISELNDVNKANQDYNLANIMFSESFFSNSETFRMALTLNNILNAVGQKNYAETKAKALNTVASMHKDYNPELDKTISSDLADNYFKVVPQKLLPNTTAANIKTALGNSVINGTKKMNGQSLLGNIKALAENDAEFIKALKEDALISQVRIVLESNQTNVTPTYLANQDKINKLMRTYMKAQMDVFTDKKIFPDANSTLRVTYGKVDGYQPRDAVYYEPVTHMDGVMEKYVPGDYEYDLPKQMVSLYDNKDYGKYADKDGKLAVNFIATNHTTGGNSGSPALNAKGELIGLNFDRVWEGTMSDLNYDPEICRNIMVDARYILWVVDKYANAQRLIDEMTIIEENKETKKK; the protein is encoded by the coding sequence ATGAAGAAACTATTCGTTAAAGGGTCTATTTTAATGGCTTTGTTTGCAAGTTTCAATGCGTTTGCACAACAAGGTGGAGGAATGTGGATTCCGACAGAATTGAATGAAAAGGAAATGAAAGACATGGGATTGAAAATCTCATCAAAAGACATTTTCAGTACTGGAGATAAAAGTATCAATAATGCAGTTGCGCATTTTGGTGGTGGTTGTACATCTGAAGTTATTTCTCCAAATGGTTTATTATTAACTAATCATCACTGTGGTTATGGAGAAATTCAAGCGCATTCATCTTTAGAAAATGATTATTTAACAGATGGTTTTTGGGCTAAAGAGTTGAAAGACGAATTACCAAACGAAGGGTTAACAGCGACTTTTATCATTGATATAAAAGATGTAACTACAGCTATTTTAAAAGGTGTGAATGAAAATATGTCTGAAGAAGAACGTAACAAAATCATCAAAAAAAATAGCGAAGATTTTAATGCAAAAAGCAAAAAAGAATCGTACCAAACAGTTTTCATTAAACCTTTCTATAAAGGAAATAAATACTACCAATTTACAACAGAAACGTTCAAAGACGTACGTTTAGTTGGTGCACCACCGTCGGCAATTGGTAAATATGGAAATGATACCGATAACTGGGTTTGGCCACGTCATACTGGAGATTTTGCTATGTTTAGAATCTATGCGGATAAAAACAATAAACCTGCAGAATATTCAGTAGACAATGTACCTTACAAACCAAAACATCACTTACCAATTAATATTTCGGGAATTAACGAAGGCGATTTCACGTTTGTTTATGGTTTTCCAGGTGTAACGGACGAATATTTACCAGCTTCTTCTATCGAACAAATCAAAGATGTTATCAATCCGGCACGTATTAATGTTCGTACAATTGCATTATCGCACATCGATAAAAAAATGCGAGAAGACAATGCAACTCGTATTGCGTATGCGTCTAAACAAGCACGTATTTCGAATGCACACAAAAAATGGATTGGTGAAGTTTTAGGGCTTAATCGTTCGAAAGCGGTAGAAAAACGTCAACAATACGAACAAGAATTTATGAATCGTATTGCTAAAAATTCGAAATTAAACGCTCAATATGCGAACATTATTTCTGAATTAAATGACGTGAATAAAGCAAATCAAGATTATAATTTAGCGAACATTATGTTCTCTGAGTCGTTTTTCTCAAATTCAGAAACGTTCAGAATGGCTTTAACGTTGAATAATATTTTGAATGCTGTAGGGCAAAAAAATTATGCTGAAACAAAAGCAAAAGCGTTGAATACGGTAGCGTCTATGCACAAGGATTATAATCCAGAATTAGACAAAACAATTTCTTCTGATTTGGCTGATAATTATTTCAAAGTAGTTCCACAAAAATTATTACCGAATACAACTGCAGCAAACATTAAAACTGCTTTAGGAAACTCGGTGATTAACGGAACGAAAAAAATGAATGGACAATCTCTTTTAGGTAATATCAAAGCTTTAGCTGAAAACGATGCTGAATTTATTAAAGCGCTAAAAGAAGATGCATTGATTAGTCAAGTTCGTATTGTTTTAGAATCGAATCAAACAAATGTAACGCCTACCTATTTAGCGAATCAAGATAAGATCAACAAATTGATGCGTACCTATATGAAAGCGCAAATGGATGTATTTACAGATAAAAAAATCTTCCCAGATGCGAATTCTACTTTACGTGTAACATATGGTAAAGTTGATGGTTATCAACCTCGTGATGCGGTTTATTACGAACCTGTAACACACATGGATGGCGTAATGGAAAAATATGTTCCTGGAGATTACGAATATGATTTACCAAAACAAATGGTTAGTTTATATGACAACAAAGACTATGGTAAATATGCTGATAAAGACGGTAAATTAGCTGTAAACTTTATCGCAACCAATCATACAACAGGAGGAAACTCTGGTTCTCCAGCATTAAATGCAAAAGGAGAATTAATCGGATTGAACTTTGACCGTGTTTGGGAAGGAACTATGTCAGATTTAAATTATGATCCAGAAATTTGTCGTAATATTATGGTTGACGCTCGTTATATTTTATGGGTAGTTGACAAATATGCAAATGCACAACGTTTGATTGATGAAATGACTATTATTGAAGAAAATAAAGAGACGAAGAAAAAATAA
- the lipB gene encoding lipoyl(octanoyl) transferase LipB has product MKQIVEFQDLGMNRNYQEIWDYQESLLAENIAAKQYNRAQEKEGGTDFKNTKNHLLFVEHPHVYTLGKSGHLENMLASSDKLNEIQATFVKTNRGGDITYHGPQQLVGYPIMDLENFKPDIHLYMRNLEEVIIKTIAEYGLKGVRSQGETGVWLDVGRPYARKICAMGVKASRWVTMHGFALNVNTDMRYFEYIVPCGIQDKAVASLERELGHQVDMNEVKAFTKKHFAEVFDVAYK; this is encoded by the coding sequence ATGAAACAAATTGTCGAGTTCCAAGATTTGGGAATGAACAGAAATTACCAAGAAATATGGGATTATCAAGAAAGTCTTTTAGCCGAAAATATAGCCGCAAAACAATACAACAGAGCACAAGAAAAGGAGGGAGGAACTGATTTTAAGAATACCAAAAATCATTTGCTTTTCGTAGAACATCCGCATGTTTATACACTTGGGAAAAGTGGTCATTTAGAAAATATGTTGGCGTCGAGCGATAAGTTAAATGAAATTCAAGCAACATTTGTTAAAACGAATCGTGGTGGCGATATTACGTATCATGGACCGCAACAATTGGTTGGGTATCCGATTATGGATTTAGAAAATTTTAAACCCGACATTCATTTGTATATGCGCAATTTGGAAGAAGTAATCATCAAAACAATTGCAGAATATGGTTTAAAAGGTGTTCGTTCTCAAGGAGAAACAGGTGTTTGGTTAGACGTTGGTCGACCTTATGCGCGCAAAATTTGTGCAATGGGAGTTAAAGCTTCTCGTTGGGTTACGATGCATGGTTTTGCTCTTAATGTGAATACAGATATGCGTTATTTTGAATATATTGTTCCATGTGGAATCCAAGATAAAGCCGTTGCGTCATTAGAAAGAGAGCTCGGTCATCAGGTAGATATGAACGAAGTAAAAGCGTTTACGAAAAAACATTTTGCTGAAGTTTTTGATGTAGCCTATAAATAA
- a CDS encoding MFS transporter, with translation MENNQIKTNYPALYTLIIVFFFWGFIAAGNNIFIPFCKNYFNLDQFQSQLIDFAFYTAYYVGALLLYIFGVVKGKDLVGQWGYKRSIVYGLLFSAIGAGAMIIAVQINVYTAMLVGLFIVALGFSLQQTAANPFAVLLGDPKTGTSRVNLGGGINSFGTTIGPLVIGFALFGTFEHVSDDAIKSLPLTKVEYLYIGVGLLFVIAAGIFFFSKKVPDGINNEPMEKSNKALTTLIVMTILLFVMFLPVFLSYKSDEALKIEELSRLIEANQNVELVNQYKAEIATIKEPLEMYRMSWLFGALAVVVVGLLYAYFSASKKAEGWGAMKYPQLILGMLALFLYVGVEVAIGSNLGELLTLKEFGSLSSSQITPYVTMYWGSMMIGRWAGAISAFNLTKSKKQLLLIIVPLIAYSIIIGVNTMAGFDMSHLYYYIICIALQIVAFFLSKDKPARTLLIFAIFGAVAMIIGLFSTGMTAIYAFLAGGLACSIMWPAIFSLSIVGLGKYTAQGSAFLVMMILGGGIIPPIQGKLSDIIGIHNSYIIPLFCFAYLILFAIMVKGFLTKQGINIDELESEGSH, from the coding sequence ATGGAAAATAACCAAATCAAAACGAATTATCCAGCGCTCTATACACTGATAATCGTCTTTTTTTTCTGGGGTTTTATTGCCGCAGGTAACAATATTTTTATTCCTTTTTGTAAAAATTATTTCAATTTAGATCAATTTCAATCACAATTAATCGACTTTGCATTTTATACTGCGTATTATGTAGGTGCTTTGCTTTTGTATATTTTTGGCGTTGTAAAAGGTAAAGATCTTGTTGGGCAATGGGGATATAAAAGAAGTATTGTTTACGGACTTTTGTTTTCTGCAATAGGAGCTGGCGCAATGATTATTGCGGTTCAAATTAATGTATATACAGCAATGTTAGTGGGGTTATTTATTGTAGCGTTAGGCTTTTCTTTGCAACAAACAGCGGCCAACCCTTTTGCTGTTCTTTTGGGAGATCCTAAAACAGGAACTTCACGTGTAAATTTAGGTGGAGGAATCAATTCCTTTGGAACAACAATTGGTCCGTTAGTAATTGGTTTTGCATTGTTTGGTACTTTTGAACATGTTTCGGATGACGCGATAAAAAGTTTACCACTTACAAAAGTAGAATATCTATACATTGGTGTTGGATTATTGTTTGTTATTGCAGCAGGAATTTTCTTTTTCTCAAAAAAAGTTCCAGATGGTATCAATAACGAACCAATGGAAAAATCTAACAAAGCATTAACAACATTAATTGTAATGACAATTTTATTGTTTGTAATGTTTTTACCAGTATTTTTGAGTTATAAAAGTGATGAGGCTTTAAAAATTGAAGAATTAAGCAGATTAATTGAAGCTAATCAAAATGTAGAATTAGTCAATCAATATAAAGCAGAAATTGCAACAATCAAAGAACCATTAGAAATGTATCGTATGTCATGGTTATTTGGTGCTTTAGCAGTCGTAGTTGTAGGATTATTGTATGCTTATTTCAGCGCTTCAAAAAAGGCAGAAGGCTGGGGAGCGATGAAATATCCTCAATTAATTTTAGGAATGTTAGCCCTTTTTCTTTATGTTGGAGTAGAGGTCGCAATTGGTTCTAATTTAGGTGAATTATTAACATTGAAAGAGTTTGGTAGCCTAAGTTCTTCACAAATTACACCTTACGTGACGATGTATTGGGGAAGTATGATGATTGGTCGTTGGGCAGGTGCAATTAGTGCCTTCAATTTGACTAAATCAAAAAAACAATTGTTATTAATTATTGTTCCATTAATCGCTTATTCAATTATTATTGGTGTTAATACAATGGCTGGTTTCGATATGTCGCATTTGTATTATTATATTATCTGTATTGCTTTACAAATTGTCGCATTCTTTTTATCAAAAGATAAACCAGCTCGTACATTATTAATTTTCGCAATATTTGGAGCAGTAGCAATGATTATTGGATTATTTTCTACAGGTATGACAGCTATCTATGCTTTCTTAGCAGGAGGATTAGCATGTTCTATTATGTGGCCAGCAATTTTCAGTTTATCAATTGTAGGATTAGGAAAATATACTGCGCAAGGATCTGCTTTTTTAGTAATGATGATTTTAGGAGGTGGAATTATCCCGCCAATTCAAGGAAAATTATCTGATATTATTGGAATTCATAATTCGTATATTATCCCATTATTTTGTTTTGCCTACCTTATTTTGTTCGCAATTATGGTAAAAGGATTTTTAACAAAACAAGGAATCAATATTGATGAATTAGAATCAGAAGGTAGTCATTAA
- a CDS encoding IS3 family transposase (programmed frameshift) has product MARKVKYDVTYKLRCVKEVLKKHHSVHSISHQEGISGSLLRKWITDYHNQGALGLEPKKNQTYSVEFKLKVIKSITKQFLSLREARVKFNIPSESVIIKWQKDFATFGIDGLKPKPKGRPKTMSTSKGRPKKSKQPLTREEELLLEIERLRCENGTLKKVQCLNSSRGRKTKETWTQAINELRPEFHLNLLLDCTHMARSSFYYHISRSKTDKYEELKLKIKSIYHQHKGRYGYRRITDELRKSGTIINHKTVLKLMNSLGLKSLIRRKKYKSYKGEQGKIAPNILQRAFKADKPNQKWVTDVTEFKVKDKKLYLSPIMDLYNQEIISYELSERPVFNQVTQMLKKAFKITKDTKDLILHSDQGWQYQMKQYQALLNEKGIIQSMSRKGNCLDNAIIENFFGILKSELFYLQKFNSIEELKKEIKQYIYYYNNDRIKSNLNKMSPIQYRTHFYNY; this is encoded by the exons ATGGCAAGAAAAGTAAAATATGATGTAACATACAAGTTGCGATGTGTCAAAGAAGTTTTAAAAAAACATCATTCAGTTCATTCTATATCACATCAAGAAGGTATTTCAGGAAGTTTATTGCGTAAGTGGATTACTGATTATCATAATCAAGGAGCTTTAGGTTTAGAACCTAAGAAAAACCAAACGTATAGCGTTGAATTTAAGCTAAAAGTTATTAAGTCTATAACCAAACAGTTTCTTAGTTTGCGTGAAGCCAGAGTTAAATTTAATATTCCAAGTGAATCGGTTATTATAAAATGGCAAAAAGATTTTGCTACCTTTGGAATAGACGGATTAAAACCCAAACCAAAAGGCCGTCCCAAGACTATGAGCACATCTAAAGGTAGACCTAAAAAATCGAAACAACCGTTAACAAGAGAAGAAGAACTATTGTTGGAGATTGAACGTTTACGTTGTGAAAATG GCACTCTTAAAAAAGTTCAATGCCTTAATTCAAGCCGAGGAAGAAAAACAAAAGAAACTTGGACGCAAGCCATAAATGAATTAAGGCCAGAATTTCATCTAAATTTACTTTTAGATTGTACACATATGGCTAGAAGCAGCTTTTACTATCATATTTCACGTAGTAAAACAGATAAATACGAGGAATTAAAACTTAAGATAAAATCCATTTATCATCAGCATAAAGGGCGATATGGCTATCGACGAATTACCGATGAATTAAGAAAATCAGGAACTATCATCAATCATAAAACTGTTCTTAAACTGATGAATAGCTTAGGATTAAAGAGTTTGATTCGAAGAAAAAAATACAAATCTTACAAAGGAGAACAAGGAAAGATTGCACCAAACATCTTGCAAAGAGCATTTAAGGCTGATAAACCCAACCAAAAATGGGTAACAGATGTTACCGAGTTTAAAGTAAAAGATAAAAAACTATATTTATCACCGATAATGGATCTGTACAATCAAGAAATTATCAGCTATGAGTTAAGCGAACGACCTGTTTTTAATCAAGTAACTCAAATGCTTAAAAAGGCATTTAAAATAACGAAAGACACTAAAGATTTGATATTACATTCAGATCAAGGATGGCAATATCAAATGAAACAATATCAGGCTTTATTAAATGAAAAAGGAATCATACAAAGTATGAGTAGAAAAGGAAATTGCTTAGATAATGCTATTATCGAGAATTTCTTCGGAATACTGAAATCGGAACTATTTTATTTACAAAAATTTAATTCTATTGAAGAGCTAAAAAAAGAAATAAAACAATACATTTACTATTACAATAACGATAGAATAAAATCGAACTTAAATAAAATGAGCCCGATACAATATCGAACTCATTTTTATAATTATTAA
- a CDS encoding WG repeat-containing protein, which yields MTKIYPKDTDQFDDFVHKETTTFEELTVFDRNNLAPISINDQFGLIDKTGNVIIPFEYQKLVLTTVNAYSAQKNEKWGFITKSNQVLIPFEYELSSDFIENICAVKKDGKWGFIDLLNQVIIPFEYDGCTDFRAGLAGVEKDGKWGMIDKNNQLIIDFQYEYLTPVDQNFATFGESTSLKIERPDVLAYFPYFLSKENYLMHFGLISTTNEKILEPISELPILESFENQPVVRQNYQLGYLKDGKDFVKFDQFKIDPYEEKILTQLGVMK from the coding sequence ATGACTAAAATTTACCCAAAAGACACTGATCAGTTTGATGATTTCGTTCACAAAGAAACAACAACATTTGAAGAGTTAACTGTTTTTGATCGCAATAATTTAGCACCAATATCTATTAATGATCAATTTGGCTTAATCGATAAAACTGGAAATGTAATTATTCCTTTTGAGTACCAGAAATTAGTTCTCACAACGGTTAATGCATATAGTGCTCAGAAAAACGAAAAATGGGGATTTATAACCAAGTCTAACCAAGTTTTGATTCCGTTTGAGTATGAATTATCAAGTGATTTTATTGAGAATATTTGTGCTGTAAAAAAAGACGGAAAATGGGGATTTATTGATTTATTGAATCAAGTAATTATTCCGTTTGAATATGATGGTTGTACCGATTTTAGAGCTGGTTTGGCTGGAGTAGAAAAAGATGGAAAATGGGGAATGATTGACAAAAACAATCAATTAATTATTGATTTTCAATACGAATATTTAACACCTGTTGATCAAAATTTTGCAACTTTTGGAGAATCAACTTCTTTGAAAATTGAACGTCCTGATGTGTTGGCTTATTTTCCTTATTTTTTATCCAAAGAAAATTATTTGATGCATTTTGGTTTAATTTCGACTACAAATGAAAAAATTTTAGAACCGATTTCTGAATTGCCTATTTTAGAAAGTTTCGAAAATCAACCTGTTGTTCGTCAAAATTATCAATTAGGGTATCTGAAAGATGGAAAAGATTTTGTAAAATTTGATCAATTTAAGATAGATCCTTATGAAGAAAAAATATTAACACAATTAGGTGTTATGAAATAA